The Pseudomonadota bacterium genome segment GGGATTCAGCCATCTTGTGCGGGTTGCAGCATTGCCGGATCCACGCAGTTCGAACCCGATCGCTCGGCAACGATTCAGAAGGCGCTGACGCCGGTCAGTTCCTTGCCGATCGTTAGCTGGTGCACGGTCTCGGTGCCCTCGTAAGTAATCACGCTTTCGAGGTTGAGCATGTGCCGTATCGCCGACATCTCGGCGCTGATGCCCGCGCCACCGAGCATGTCTCGCGCATCGCGCGCGATATCGAGGGCCATGCGCACATTGTTCCACTTGGCCAGCGATACCTGCGCAGGCATCATTTTACCGGCGTCTTTGAGGCGCCCGAGATGCAAGGAAATCAGTTGCGCGCCGGTAATGCGGCGAGCCATGTCGGCCAGGCGTATTTGTATGGTCTGCGTCTGGTTGAGCGGTTTGCCGAACAGGACGCGGGTCCCGGTGTAATCCAGCACTTCCTGCAGGCAGGCCTGGGCCGCGCCGATCACTCCCCAGGTGATGCCATAACGCGCCTGGGTCAGGCAGCTAAGCGGGCCCTTGAGACCTTTCGCATCAGGCAAACGATTGGCATCGGGCACCCGGACCTTGTCGAAGAACAAGTTGGAGGTCACCGATGCACGCAGCGAAAACTTGTGCTTGATTTCCTCTGCGGAGAATCCTTCCATGTCCTTTTCGACTATAAACCCGCGGATGCCGTCTTTGGTGTCCGCCCAGACCACGGCGATATCGGCCACATTGCCGTTGGTGATCCACATCTTGGAGCCGTTCAGAATCCAGTGATCGCCGTCTTTTTTTGCGGTCGTTTTCATGTTCGACGGGTCCGATCCACCATGTGGCTCGGTCAGGCCGAAACAGCCGATCGCCTCGGCCCGGGCCAGCGGTGGCAGCCACTTCTGTTTCTGCTCTTCGCTGCCAAAGGCATGAATCGGGTACATGACCAGGCTGCTTTGCACCGAGGCAAACGAGCGTAACCCGCTGTCGCCACGCTCGAGCTCCTGGCAGATCAGGCCATAACTGACGGCATTCAGGCCGGCGCAGTCGTATCCTTCGAGTGAGCTGCCCAGCAGGCCCATGCCGGCCATTTCCGGAACCAGTTCGTCGGGGAAGCGACTCTCTTCAAAGCACTTGCCGATGATCGGCAAAACTTTTTCGTCGACAAAACGGCCGACGCTGTCCTGCACCAGCTGCTCGTCCTCTGACAGCTGATCGCGAATGTTGTACAAATCCAGGGGATTGAGAGCCACGGTGAACTCCTGCCTTGCAAGGCGCGCAATAATACCGCATTTGCCAGGGCATTGAAGCGGCAGTTTAATAGGCCCGGCAAAGCATTAGCTGCAGGCAGTCGAAAGCGGAGACCCCCATGAAAATCCCCGAGATACTGGTTATTGAATCTGTGCAGAAAGCCGGCAGTCTGGCCAGCATTTTGCAGGTCATAGCCGATGATGGCCTGGTGGTGGAACACCTGCAGTCGTTGCGCCGCGAGCAAGGCAAAACGGTCTGGGAAATCACGCTGGAAATGGATGAGGAGACTGATCGCAGTCTGTTCCAGAAAATTGACGCATTGCCTAACGCCCGATTTCTTGGCAAGTCGGATCGGGTCTTCGATCGTCATCTCGGCGGAAAAATCGAGACCAGGTCGCGGGTCCGCATATCGTCACTGCAAATCCTGCGCGATATTTACACGCCGGGCGTGGCCCGTGTTTGCCTGGCAATACAGGATAATCCAGAGAAGGCGTGGCTATATACCAATATCCACAAGACGGTCGCGGTGGTGACTAACGGCACTGCGATACTGGGTCTGGGCGATATCGGGCCAGTGGCGGGGATGCCAGTCATGGAGGGCAAGGCCGCCTTGTTCGCGGAGTTGGCGGGGTTGTCGGCGGTGCCGATATTGCTGGACATTAAGGACCCGCAAAAAATCGTGGATACCATCGAGGCCATGGCGCCGTCGTTCGGAGCCATACAACTGGAGGATATCAGGGCGCCCGAGTGCTTTGAGATTGAGCGACAGTTAAAGCAAAGACTGGATATTCCGGTCCTGCATGACGATCAGCATGGTACCGCCGTGGTGGCGCTGGCCGCGCTGATCAATGCCACCAAGAGGGTAGGCAAAAACTTGCCGGGAGCTGTCATCGGGCAGATCGGCCTTGGCGCCGCCGGTATCGGCATCGTCAGCTTGTTGAAGGCCCAGGGCAGCTGCGAGGTTCTCGGCACGGATCTCAAAGCCGATGCCCGGCAACGGCTTGAGAAACTCGGCGGCAAAGCGGTCACTATCGAGGAATTGATGGCGCGCGCCGATTTTGTCATCGCGACCAGCGGAGTCAAAAACCTGATCAAGCCCGAGTGGGTCAGGGACGGCCAGGTGATCCTGGCCCTGTCCAATCCCGATCCGGAAATCGAACCGATCGTTGCACTTGAACAGGGCGCGGCTTTTGCCGCCGATGGCAAGGGCATCAACAATGTGCTCGGCTTTCCGGGGCTGTTCAAGGGTGCATTGGCGGCCAGGGCCAAAACCTTCACCCGGGAAATGTTGCTGGCGGCGGCGCATACGCTAGCGGACCTGGCCGGGCCGGATGACCTGGTCCCGGATGCGCTGGATATCGATGTGCATGACAAGGTGGCGGCGGCGGTAGCCGAGGTGGTCAGCGGATCGCGCTAGTACCTCACACCCAGGCGGCGGTATATAAATCCGAGCAACCAGATCGGACCGATCATCAGGAACTGGATATCCTTGAAAAAGCTGGGTTTCTTGCCTTCGATACGATGACCGACAAACTGGCCTATCCAGGCCAGGACAAATACGCTGACCGATGCAGTCAACATGGGTAACCCGGCGGCTTCCAGCGTGTGCAGGATATAGGCAAACAGCGCCAGCACGACGCTCATTCCCGCTCCCAGCGAGGGAGACAAAGCGAAGTAATAAACCAGGGCGAGGACCATGACGACGGTGGACCAGTTTAGCCACGATGACAGGCTGGCCATCGCGGCAGGTACCGGCGCCGCCCAGAGCATGCCGAGCACCGTCAGCAGGATCAACGGTACACAAATCCAGTGGATGGTCTTGTTGGTCGGGTTCTGATGGCTTTCGCCATAATCGTTGAACCAGTCGTCGGCTGGGCGCATGA includes the following:
- a CDS encoding acyl-CoA dehydrogenase family protein → MALNPLDLYNIRDQLSEDEQLVQDSVGRFVDEKVLPIIGKCFEESRFPDELVPEMAGMGLLGSSLEGYDCAGLNAVSYGLICQELERGDSGLRSFASVQSSLVMYPIHAFGSEEQKQKWLPPLARAEAIGCFGLTEPHGGSDPSNMKTTAKKDGDHWILNGSKMWITNGNVADIAVVWADTKDGIRGFIVEKDMEGFSAEEIKHKFSLRASVTSNLFFDKVRVPDANRLPDAKGLKGPLSCLTQARYGITWGVIGAAQACLQEVLDYTGTRVLFGKPLNQTQTIQIRLADMARRITGAQLISLHLGRLKDAGKMMPAQVSLAKWNNVRMALDIARDARDMLGGAGISAEMSAIRHMLNLESVITYEGTETVHQLTIGKELTGVSAF
- a CDS encoding NADP-dependent malic enzyme, translating into MKIPEILVIESVQKAGSLASILQVIADDGLVVEHLQSLRREQGKTVWEITLEMDEETDRSLFQKIDALPNARFLGKSDRVFDRHLGGKIETRSRVRISSLQILRDIYTPGVARVCLAIQDNPEKAWLYTNIHKTVAVVTNGTAILGLGDIGPVAGMPVMEGKAALFAELAGLSAVPILLDIKDPQKIVDTIEAMAPSFGAIQLEDIRAPECFEIERQLKQRLDIPVLHDDQHGTAVVALAALINATKRVGKNLPGAVIGQIGLGAAGIGIVSLLKAQGSCEVLGTDLKADARQRLEKLGGKAVTIEELMARADFVIATSGVKNLIKPEWVRDGQVILALSNPDPEIEPIVALEQGAAFAADGKGINNVLGFPGLFKGALAARAKTFTREMLLAAAHTLADLAGPDDLVPDALDIDVHDKVAAAVAEVVSGSR
- a CDS encoding DUF962 domain-containing protein, translating into MRPADDWFNDYGESHQNPTNKTIHWICVPLILLTVLGMLWAAPVPAAMASLSSWLNWSTVVMVLALVYYFALSPSLGAGMSVVLALFAYILHTLEAAGLPMLTASVSVFVLAWIGQFVGHRIEGKKPSFFKDIQFLMIGPIWLLGFIYRRLGVRY